Proteins from one Setaria italica strain Yugu1 chromosome V, Setaria_italica_v2.0, whole genome shotgun sequence genomic window:
- the LOC101757450 gene encoding uncharacterized protein LOC101757450 encodes MGNLVSQCVVASGAGARPVVVAPDGSRTRVEEHTGVAELMIDAPGHVVARASDVTRERRVRPMAADELLHAGEVYLLVPAGRAGARLGDREVQAIGLLVSGKKKSRKNRPAGGKRVFPMVVNGEEDAVEGKEAACAGKRAQDHHGLGPRQWRPVLDTIYEA; translated from the coding sequence ATGGGTAACCTTGTCTCGCAGTGCGTCGTcgcgagcggcgccggcgcgcggcccGTGGTCGTGGCGCCGGACGGCAGCCGGACAAGGGTGGAGGAGCACACAGGGGTCGCCGAGCTGATGATCGACGCGCCGGGGCACGTGGTGGCTCGCGCCTCTGACGTGAcgagggagcggcgggtgcggccGATGGCGGCCGACGAGCTCCTGCACGCCGGCGAGGTGTACCTCCTCGTGCCTGCCGGGCGTGCCGGGGCGCGGCTGGGGGACCGTGAGGTCCAGGCCATCGGGCTGTTGGTCTCGGGGAAGAAGAAATCGAGGAAGAACAGGCCCGCCGGCGGCAAGAGGGTCTTCCCGATGGTGGTCAACGGCGAGGAGGACGCGGTCGAAGGAAAAGAGGCTGCGTGTGCCGGTAAACGGGCCCAGGATCATCATGGGCTTGGGCCCAGGCAGTGGAGGCCCGTCCTGGATACCATCTACGAGGCCTAG